TATCTCATAGATTAGCTGATGCAAACTATACTATACACCGTTTAACCCAAGATAATGTATGTTTTAAATATAgaataccaatttttttttttttttactgtatTATGAATaagatttttagatttttattttatttcaggaAAAATATAGAAATGACGTGAACTTGGCAATACAACTTCTACAGTGTAAACCTTCTAATTTTGTTGGACAAAAATATGATTCTGtaagtaatttttataatatttatttgaatgtaaaatgataattaaaatatagcgaCAGTATATAAGAGTGAATTTGTTTTAGTTACCCTCTGAGGTACAAGCCAAAGTCAGGACATATATTGCACAAAAGAAGTGTTCCAATGATACTGCACCTCCTGATGTAAAAAGTATTACAGTTCCAATTTCAACGTTTCCTCCGACGGCGATGGTATATAATATAACTAAGCCCGCAGCTGAAAACAATAGCGACGATGAGACAGATGAATCTAAGCCACCAGTAGATATCGTTTCGGCAGCGATAATGGCGAAAGTTTTAGAGgatcgagagaaagaaagagtatTTGGCAAGCATTGTGACACATGTACTTGTCACAGAAGTATCTTAATGGTCGATGCTGAAACTCAAACTAATACGCCAAATGTTTTTTCTTGTAACGAATGTACAATGAAGTATACCCAATGTCTAGAGAAACATTCTGATACTAcgaaaaatattgataaaaattgCCAAAATAAAGGAAGTCAAAATTCTTTGGTGCATGTAGCTTATCACGAGGGGAATGAAAGTGTTAGTAGTAAAGCACAATATCAGAACAATTGTACAAAGAATACTAACCACCAACAGCAATGTACAAGAGATAAATTTGTAAGTAGAAATGGTAAAATTATAGACAGTATAAAAGAGGATGGCCGTGTAAATGTTAATACGAaagttaattttaataaaaaaaactcGCTACGTCGTAACGATCCATCACACCAAAGTGTATTTCAAAATCAGAATGAAAATGTGACTAAACAAGCAATACCGCAGAAAACAGGAGATACGTGCGTTAACagtaaaataaatacagataaAGGAAAGCAAGGAAAACTAAATAAAAAGCACGAATTACAAATCGATGACAAATTCAATTCAAATTCTTGGAATAAATTGGATAAGAAATCTTCCAATTGTAGTCAGATAGTtcctgaaaattataaaaattatttaggtAAAACAGAACAGAGTCACATCGATATCATTAACGATAGACTATGGAAAAATGAGTGGACGAAATTAAAATCACAGTCTAATACGAAAGAAAACAAAGACAAAGTGAACAGCGATATCGAGATAGACATAATTAACGATAGGGCCTGGAAAAGTGATAGATCAACGCAAAATTCTTCTCATCCGACGCAATTAACTTTAATAGAAGTCAAGAATATTGACAATGTTACAAACCAAAATGATTCGGTGCAGATGGAAGTGGCCACTAGTCCAAGTTTTAGTAGCGATAGTATTGTAATTTCAACTTCCGATCCTTCCAGTAGTTCTAGCGACGTTGTTCAATCAACTGGAATACGTTTGCATAATACCGCTAACTCGAAACCTAATAGTCAAAACAGAATAACTGGTCCAAGGAATTGCCTCGTAAGAGTAACACCTGGATCGAAAAATATTCTCTTAGATAATGCTGGACATTATAAAACTGTATTATACACTAGTGGAAATAGTAAACCAAATACCGCTTTAGTTCATTCGAAAAAATTATCTCGATCCGGATCTGAAAGATCAATTTCAACAAGCAGCGAAGAGAGCACCCCGATGTTACTACATGACAATAACCAATTACAAAGAGTAGCTGAATGGGTTCAATCTTCAGTTCACATGGACAATTCTGGGTCAAATTGCACGGAATTAAAACCTAACGAAAACATGATCGATAAAAGTCCCTCGTTAACGTATTTAAACGAGTCGCAAGACAAGTCGAAATCGGTCGAGAACGATCGGGAACTGTATAACGATTCTCCAGAAAGTAAATGCAAGAAGTTGCCCGCGAATGTCGAAGAGTTTGGAGAAggaaatgtaaataatttttcaccgaATGTAAATAACGCCGATTTAGATAAAGAGAAGGATTTAATATCTTTTGATGTTCCAACCGAAGAGAAGAAAGTTTTGGCTAAAACCTTGAAGAAAGCGGTCACTGGGGATATTGA
This sequence is a window from Lasioglossum baleicum unplaced genomic scaffold, iyLasBale1 scaffold2461, whole genome shotgun sequence. Protein-coding genes within it:
- the LOC143221476 gene encoding uncharacterized protein LOC143221476, translating into MMAEKCKECGCKCVSCNQNDGQHGEMHLHVEIENLRQSLMERDNHIVTMETQFLNEADKFPNGELASMKEELLIWQEKYSRLYDAHKRVQKVNQNLEDKLLRIVDKCETEKSAFTKDIATLSHRLADANYTIHRLTQDNEKYRNDVNLAIQLLQCKPSNFVGQKYDSLPSEVQAKVRTYIAQKKCSNDTAPPDVKSITVPISTFPPTAMVYNITKPAAENNSDDETDESKPPVDIVSAAIMAKVLEDREKERVFGKHCDTCTCHRSILMVDAETQTNTPNVFSCNECTMKYTQCLEKHSDTTKNIDKNCQNKGSQNSLVHVAYHEGNESVSSKAQYQNNCTKNTNHQQQCTRDKFVSRNGKIIDSIKEDGRVNVNTKVNFNKKNSLRRNDPSHQSVFQNQNENVTKQAIPQKTGDTCVNSKINTDKGKQGKLNKKHELQIDDKFNSNSWNKLDKKSSNCSQIVPENYKNYLGKTEQSHIDIINDRLWKNEWTKLKSQSNTKENKDKVNSDIEIDIINDRAWKSDRSTQNSSHPTQLTLIEVKNIDNVTNQNDSVQMEVATSPSFSSDSIVISTSDPSSSSSDVVQSTGIRLHNTANSKPNSQNRITGPRNCLVRVTPGSKNILLDNAGHYKTVLYTSGNSKPNTALVHSKKLSRSGSERSISTSSEESTPMLLHDNNQLQRVAEWVQSSVHMDNSGSNCTELKPNENMIDKSPSLTYLNESQDKSKSVENDRELYNDSPESKCKKLPANVEEFGEGNVNNFSPNVNNADLDKEKDLISFDVPTEEKKVLAKTLKKAVTGDIDYEVKITKEMEETYLKLAASLNPVALSLSNTDNADITIEKYRKDHKRIQRSHDKTGSKV